Genomic segment of Grus americana isolate bGruAme1 chromosome 31, bGruAme1.mat, whole genome shotgun sequence:
ctctcccccccctccccgcttcTCGGCTTCGGATCTTGGGGTACGGGTGGGAAAATTGGGGCTCATTACCTGAGCCATcttgtgtctgtctgtctgtcctcgACAAACGGATTGTAACAATTCTTTAGCCTTAATTCTCGCccaggaaaagaatttttttaacgGTTAGAAAGGTGGGTTCAgttaatcatttttttttttttttttgccggGCTCGTCCAGTACCCTCCACTTTGCCGACATCTTTGCCCCGGTGCCGCGGGTGCGGTGAGGCGCTTCCTCCTCAACCCctgggggggctggcagggttaGGCAGGGTTAGGCAGGACGGGCAGCTGCCCGTAACGCTTCTTAGAGAGGGGACATCTTCCTTCCCACCCCCGGGGTGGGAGccggctccccgccgccgccaccgctgctgctgctgcgggtcTTCGcctgcggggagggaggggacggttattggggggggggggcacacacacCCCCGTGGTGAGAGGGGGGACACCTGCCTtaaggtgtgggggggggtctTTGTCCTCGCTGCGCCCCAGCCGGACGCCCCACGGGGACAATTTGGGCGCGGGGTGGCTCGGTTTGGGGGGGTGATGACACTTGGGGGGGGGACAGTGGCAAAGGGGGTGACAAtgacctggggggggggaaggtgggggcttggggggtgggtgtggggCGGTGTCccgggggaggtgggggtgaCACAGGGGGGTGGGTGAttctgggggtgcagggggggatTGTCCCAGGGCAGGGTGACATGTTGGGGGAGGGTGGTGATCCTGGGGGTGATCCGGGGGGGTCACCCTGTGTGTAAGGGGCGTCCCAGGGCGGGGCGACACGGGGGGGTGGGTGACCCTGGGGGGTGACAAGGGGGGGTAGGCACGGGGGTGTCCCGGGGGAGGTGACGCGGGGGGGGTGAcacggaggggggggggggtggggtgatGACCCGGAGAGGGGGAGAATCCTGTGCGTGTGTGAgggggggcccggggcggggTGACACCGGGGGGGCCCGGGGAAGGGGAGGACACCGGGGGGGGTCACCCCGGGGCAAAGGAGTGACCCCCCCCCGGCGGAGGGGCCGCCCCTCCCGGTGGGAGCGCACCGCGCCTGCGCGCCGGGCCCGCCCCGCCATCGCCCCCCCCCGGTCCCTccccggttccccccccccctccccggttcCCCCCCCCACTTTTCCCGGTGCCGCCCGGTGGGGGCGGGGCTGAAGCGGCGGCGCGCGCGGCAGGGCCCGGTGAGGCGCGCGCGGGAGGCCCCCGCTGTgttgggctgggctgggctagGCCGTGCTGGGCCGTACCGGTCCGGGCCCCCCCCTTGACGCTCCGTGCCGGCGGGAAGGGGCGGGTCCGTACCTGCCGCGGCCCCTCcgcgctccgctccgcgccgcccgccgcacCGACAAGTTTACAAACAGCCGCGGccccagcgccccccccccttcctcggccgccgccgccgaccCGGAACCGGAAACACCCGCCCCTCCGTTTAGAGCTTCCGGCGGGGAACGGCAGGAAGTGGGTTGTACCGCGCATGCGTAGAGCTACTCGGCGACACCGACTGCTGCGGCGCCATCTTGGAATCGGGCTGTTGCCGGGGAaacggggggcgggggggcggcggcgcggcctggtccggcggcggggctgagcctgggcctgggcctgggcctgaGCCTGGGCCTGAGACCGGGCCTgggccccgctgcccgccctgGTTACCCCGAGGGAGCTGCCTGTACGTCATTGCCCCGGGGAGCGGGTGCCCCGCCGTtcttgcccccctccccggggttGGCCCTGTCCCCCCTCGTTGCCCCTGGGGGgagtttcccccccccccccccaacaccccactACGACCCCCTGCGTGGGCCCATCCCACCGTGACCGCCTCGGGGGGTTGGTGCCCTCCTTCCTCTGTCCCCCCACCttattgcccccccccccggggcagctcctgcccgtCCCCACGGCATCAGGCCATGCccggacacacacacacacacacacacacacacacgagtcTCCCCGTCCCCGCTCACGGTTGGGGACAGGcctgtccctggctgggggctcCCGGTGTCCCTGTCCCGTGTCCCCTGCCGGCTGGGCGGCCCTGGcattggggaggggggatggcagcgctgggtgtccccccactgctgccccacaATGGGGTAcagccctgtccctgtccccctgcttCCGCCCCGGCACCCTGGTGCTTTTGGTGAGGACCCCACACTCGAGGCGGGGGGGACAGCACAGGACGACCCCCACCCTGGGCTGCACCCCCTCCCCCGGGCTGTACGGGCTGCgagggggggacatgggggatggctgctctctgctgacTGTGCTCCTCTTCCCGCAGCTCCCCGGAGACACCGTCCCCGCTTTGCCACCCCTGCCTGCGTgcgggcagctgcctggctCCAAGACACCCCCCCTCAGGGCGGGGGCACGActttggggacacccccccctgccccaggtgcTCCTTTAAGAGCCGCTTTTCTCAGCTGTGTACTTTGTCCCTTGTCCCTTTGCGACGACGTGGCCGAGAGGAAAATCCCAGCCTGGACGAGGTGAGAGCCGGGAGCACCTCATCCCACCACGCTTCCCGGCCGGCACGTCCCGCCGACCCTCGGACAGGGAGGGAAGGTGGCGGGGGGTGACGAGGGTCCTGTGGCTGCCCCGCCATGGATGAGCGGGCCGGGATCGGAATGACGGCGGAGAGCAACCGGCTGGAGCATCCCGGCTTGGATAAAGCAGCCGGGGAGGAATTCCTGCGGGAAGCCTTCCAGGTCCTGTTGGATGAAGCCGTGCGGAGAGGGACAGATGTGACCGAAAAGGTAGGTGAGACCCGGAGCCCCCTCAGCGAGGTGACGGGGTCCCTGCCTGGTGGGGGTCAGCTCCTGTCCCCATCGCGtgtgtcccccccttccccgcagGTCTGTGACTGGAaggagccccaggagctgcGGGAGCTGCTGGACCTGGAGCTGCGGAGCGGCGGGGAGCCGCCGGAGAGGCTGCTGGAGCGCTGCCGGGACGTCATCCGCTACAGCGTCAAAACCTGTGAGCACCGCTGCCCGcgccccagctgctcccagttCGATCCCAGCTGCTCCCAGTTCGTCCCCAGATACTCCCAGTTTggccccagctgctcccagttCAAGgctgcctccccaccccagccagtCGCTGTCCCAGGGTCACGAGTCCGGGCACGTCCCCCACTCGTGTCCCTGTCACATGCCCAGGTCCAGGCACAGCCCTCTTCATGTCCCTGTCCCACACACCGGTCTGGAGGTGGCCCCACTCCCACGGGTGACGGTTGCCCCCTCGTGGCAGCGTCCCCAGGGCCTGAGTCCGCATGGTGACGGGGGTCCCGTgaggagggggccgggggggggtggctcctgtccccctgcccctgACGCTGTCCCCGTCTCGCCCCCCACCAGGTCACCCTCGCTTCTTCAACCAGCTCTTCTCCGGCCTGGACCACCACGCACTGGCGGGACGCATGATCACCGAGGCCCTCAACACCAGCCAGTACGTGCCCGAAAATAGGCGGGGGTGGCTCTAAGCGGGGATGTTTTGGGATGCCGAGGTTTCGGAGAGCCTGGAGGAGAGGTGGGGGTgaggtgtcccccccccacgggtgccgtgtcccccccgtaGATACACCTATGAGATCGCCCCGGTCTTCGTGCTGATGGAGGAGGTGGTGCTGGCCAAGCTGCGGGAGCTGGTGGGCTGGAGCAGCGGTGACGGCATCTTCTCCCCGGGTACCCGAAtcgctcccggccccgccggtGGCTTGTCCTCGTCCCTGTCCCCGCCTGTGACCCCGGTGGTGGCTCGTCACCCTCCCCGGCTGTGACGCGGGCGTCCCTGTCCCCTGGCAGGAGGCTCCATCTCCAACATGTATGCCATGAACGTGGCCCGGTTCCACCGTTTCCCGGAGAGCCGGCGGAAgggcagctgggctctgccGCGCCTGGCCCTCTTCACCTCCCGGGAGGTGCGGAGCGGGGTctgccagccccggggcgggAAAACGGGAAGGGATCggccccccctcctccccagatCTGACCCCCGTCTTCTCCCCGCTCAGAGCCACTACTCCATCCAGAAAGGAGCCGCGTTCCTGGGCATCGGCACCGACAACGTCCACCTGGTCGGCACCGACGAGAGGCGAGTGTGCCGGGGTCGATCCCAGCCGGGCTGCGCCCGCTCCGCTTCCCCGCCCCGTCCCCGctgccattttattttgttccccATCCCTCAGGGGGAAGATGATCCctgaggagctggagaaggagatCCAGAGGGCGAAAGCTGAGGTGAGGcgggctggggggcagaggggagcggCCGTGGGGTGCTGAGTCGGGGTGCTGAGGCAGAGCTGTCCACAAAGGGCTCCCCTGCCCCGTCCcaatgtcccctgtccccccccccccgcccagggcGCCGAGCCTTTCTTCGTCTGCGCCACCTGCGGCACCACCGTCCTGGGCGCCTTCGACCCGCTGGGCAGCATCGCCGACGTCTGCCAGCGCCACGGCCTCTGGTTCCACGTGGACGTGAGTAACGGGGGGGAgatctggggtggggggggacacgcgcGCACGTCCCCACGGGACCCCCTGGCTGGCCCCCACCATCCTGGGGTGCCCACAGGGACGGCGCCGGCTTTGAGCCCCCTCTCTCTGCCCCACAGGCGGCCTGGGGCGGCAGCGCCCTGCTCTCCAGCAAACACCGGCACCTCCTGGCCGGCATCGAGAGGCGAGTAACCCTCCCCACCTCCGGGCTCCCCACAAAATGGGCTCAAAACTCCCCGTTTAAGGACTCGGGGACCCCTCTTAAACTCCCCTCCCTCGCAGGGCCGACTCGGTGGCCTGGAACCCCCACAAGATGCTGACGGTGGGACTGCAGTGTTCGGCCTTCCTGCTCCGCGACGCCTCCGTAGGTCCCGcggccccctcccctccgcggTTCCCCCATGccggtttggggggggggggtgaccgCCGTCTCCCCCAGGGTCTCCTCCAACGCTGCCACGGCGCCGGCGCCACGTACCTCTTCCAAACCGATAAATTTTATGACGTCACCTACGACACGGGGGACAAGACCCCGCAGTGCGGCCGACGGGTGGATTGCCTCAAGCTCTGGCTCCTCTGGAAAGCTGCCGGGACCGAGGGGCTGGCGCGCCGCGTCGAGCGGGCCTTCGCCTTCACCCGGTGAGCGccgggacggggaggggggggggacacgacgcCCCAATTCTGGGGCTTCAcgctctccttcctccccaggtaCCTGGCCGAGGAGGTGAAGAGGAGGGACGGCTTCCAGCTGGTGCTAGAGGTACGGCTCTGCCGAACCACGGCCGGGGGGGTTTATGTGTGTGCGGGCGTCCCCCTTAACAACACCCTACGGCATCGCTGAGCCCCGGGGCGCGGAACCACCAGCCCCGAGGTTCAAATCCCTGGGGTCATCCCgaaatgggggtggggggcaaaCCAGTGCCCCCTCCCCGGAGTCAGGGGCTTGGCGGGGGGCTGAgatccctttcctcctcctcctcttcctccttccgCAGCCGGAATTCATCAACCTCTGCTTCTGGTTCGTGCCCCCCAGCctgcggggcagggagggctccCCCGATTACTGGCCGAGGTTGGGGAAGGTGAGTGCAGGATCCAGCCCTTCCCCCttaaaaaaacacccccccaaaacccccaaattgcGCCCCCCCCAACCGCAGTCCCGCGGTGATGGCATCTCCCCCCGCGGTGCAGGTGGCTCCCGCCATCAAGGAGAGGATGATGAAGAAGGGGTCCATGATGGTGGGCTACCAGCCCCACGGCGCCAAGGTCAACTTCTTCCGACAGATCGTCACCAACCCCGCCGTCACCAAGGACGACCTGGATTTCTTCCTGGATGAGATCGAGAGGCTGGGACGGGATCTGTGAGGACCCGTGGGGACCCCgtgaccccccctcccctccgcccggAGACCCTCCCGGCCCCGAGGAAGAGGAGCGGAGCCCACCTTTCCTCCCGGCTCCCGCGTCCCACCTTAAATTCAGAAtaaaggcaggcagggctcagcGCCCCGACCCCAAGAACACCCCGTGGgtggaataaaaaaaccttttactcttcccttttcctcccaaaatgAGCGGCAGGGGGGCGGGTGGGAGCAGGtggcccccccccacccctcagtCCCCCTGGAAGCTCTGGAGGAGGTCGAGCACTTCGGGGTCCAGGCTGGCGGGGGCCAGGCAGGCACGGAGGCGCGGGGCCGTGGcctcctgcttctccctgcGCCGCCACTCCCGCAGCATCTCGAAGCTCTGCATGACGACGTTACGGGGGTTATCCTCCCGAATTTGGTCCAGGCGGCTCCTCTCTATCCCCAGGCATCCTATCCCCACCTCCTGCCACTCTTTTCCCAGTTTTTGGGCTATCTGGATCAGATCCTTCTCCGTCAGCCTCCGCGGACGCGCCGACGGAGGGGAAGACGCGGATGACAGCGAGACGGGCGGACATCCCGCGTCCTCCCCGCGTCCCGACGGAGCGCGAGACCCGACGGCGTCTCCCTTCTCCACGGGGGTCTCATCCTCCGCTCCGGGGAGCCCGTAGAGCCGGACGAGATCGTGGCGAGAGATGCTCCGGAGGAGGTCGGCGGTGACGCGCAGGGCCCGCCCGGGGAAGcgctggagcaggaggctgcagaggtCGGGACGCGTGGCGGGACGCAGCTGCGCCAGCGGCAACCGGTCCTCCAGCAGGTACTTGAGGGCCTGGAACTGCTCCTCGGGCAGCGCCTGCTGCAGCGCCAGCAGCGTCTCCCGCTCGCCCCGCGCCATGGCCCTGGGAGAGGGGGGGGACGGGTCAGACCTGCGGCCACGGGACGGGACAACCCCAGGACCCCGGGTGTCCGTCCCACCCACCCCAGCCTGCCAGGGGATCTGGGGGTCACCCCGGTGTGGGTCCCCACCCCCAGCTGTGGCACCCGGGCACCctcatgtccccccccccccagcccaccacGGGGAATGATGCCCCCCAGCTCACTGTGGCGCTGGatcccccccgctccccccagtgccccccgtCACGCTGGatccccccagtgccccccaacACGCCGGATCCCCCCGGTGTCCCCCATCACACCGGACCCCCCCGGTGTCCCCGGTGCCCCCCATCACGCCAGatcccccccggtgccccccatCACGCCGGACCCCCCCGAtcccccccggtgtcccccaTCACGCCGGACCCCCCCGGTGTCCCCGGTGCCCCCCATCACGCCAGatcccccccggtgccccccatCACGCCGGACCCCCCCGAtcccccccggtgtcccccaTCACGCCGGacccccccggtgtcccccggtgccccccatCACGCCGgacccccccggtgccccccatCACGCCGGACCCCCTCTGCCGCCCCCGCGCCCCTCACCGCGCTCCGCTCCACGCCGGTCCCGCGCGGGGCGTGGCCTCCCGCCTCCCGCCAGGAAGTCAGGGCGGTTACCGGGCAACGGGGGCGTGGCTTGAGCAGCGTTTTGGGCGTGGCTTTGGCGACGGGGCGTGgcttggggcggggggcggggcttggcttggGCCGGGGTGGGGGCGTGGCTTGGGGCGGGAGGGGCGTGGCCTGGGGCAGGTTCAGGGTACGGGGGGGCAGATCCGGGGGCAGTTTTGGGGTGTAgggggcagctctgggggggcatttggggggtctgggggcaGTTCTGGGGGCAGTGGGCAGTTTTGGGGCGTAGGGGGCAGGTCTGGGGGGCATTTGGGGGTCTgagggcagctctggggggTATTTGGAGGGTCTGGGGGCAGTTTTGGGGTGCAGAGACAGCTCGGGGGGGCACTTTCGGGCTGAGGGGGGCAGCTCCGGGGGCACCAACGAGGGGGGGGAAAGCCAAGACAAACcgggtgtgtgggggggtccGTGCACCCCAAAAGCACCCGTGAGCCCCCCGtcggggggggtgtgtgtgtgtgtccccccgaGACAGAGACAGCGGGAGCCCCGTTCCCCACGTCACGCTGTATTTTGGGGTGCCAGCCCCGGGCCCCCCTcaggcggggggcagcggggtgcccccccctgcccctcgGTGCCCGCCAGCGGGTGCCCCCTCCGGTCCACGCACCAGCACTGCCCGCGCTTCGGCCCCTGGGAGGCCCggcactgcgggggggggggggactggggtgggggggggcttgggggggcgCTGCCCTCCGGAGCACCCACccgggggaaactgaggcacgggggggCCGTGGGAGGCtctacacccccccccccgaccacCCCACgatgggaaactgaggcacgggggggCTGTGGACCCTCTACCCCTCcagacccccccacccaggggaaactgaggcacggggggaccccaaaactgaGCTTCACCgtctggggaaactgaggcacgggggggGGCCCGAGATATTGGGGTCCCCCGCACTCCTCCACCCCCAAcatagggaaactgaggcacggggggACCCTGGGATGCTCTACCctccccccagagccccccaccccggggaaactgaggcacaaggGGGGGTGTCAGGACATTGGGGTCCcgccccactccccccaccccggggaaACCGAGGCccggcgggggggtggggtccCTGGAtgccccgcccccctccccgcccatcccacatggggaaactgaggcacggcagcccctgcccgcccccacGGCCGCTTTTGCCGGGTCCCACCCCCCCGGTGCTGTGTGGGGGGGTCCGAGCCGTGtgtgcccccccctccccgtgcccccccccgtgcccccccaccTGCTTGGGGCGGTAGAAGCCGCGGGTGTCGCAGTTGGGGAGGAAGATGGCGGCGGCGCTGCGGTACAGCCCGGcccgcagctcctgcaggacGGCGGCCAAGTGCCCGCGGCACGGGGCCTgcgggggggtcaggggggggGTCGCACCCCTTGGCCCCCCCCCGCAAATCCCCGGTaacacccacaccccccccccccctccccggcacccaccgtctccagctcctccttgcCGTcagccggggggggccgggggggcggcgTGGCGGGGGGCCCCTCCTGCGGGGTgtcccctgggggggggggggggtcagggctgaGCCGGGGCCCCCACCCGCTGCAGTCCAGCCCGCTGCCACTGGGgggagccccagcccccccccgggaTTCGGGGTCCCCCGGaccctcccgccccccccacccccagggctaggggggtgccccccccctttctagcgcccccccccccccgtatgGGGATCCCGCCCGCTCCCCCCGGGATATGGAGCCCCGCTCCCCATTTCCAGCTCCTCCCGCAGGATATGGGGGTCCCACCCGCCCCCCCCGGGATACGGGGGTCCCCCGCTTCCCCCCCGACCCCCCTCATTTCTCATCCTCCGCTCCCCCCCGTTCCCGCGGGTAAGggtcccctcaccccccccggatacggggacccccccgggattcacaccccccccaccccgctccgTCCCGCACCCCGGAGCTGTCCCGGAGATACGGGGGGGGCTCTCCGGGTCCCTCCCGGGGGTTCAGGCCCTCCCCGGTGCCCCCGTACCCCctcctgacaccccccccccccggaccgAGCCTGGGGTACGGGGCTCTCCGGtccctccccgccagcccccccgGACCCTCCCCCGgtgccccatcccacccccgGTGCTCCGGGGGTCTCCCGGTACTCCCAGCCCTCCCGGGACGCACCCccggtgcccccagccccgtcccggtccctccccccccccttcccgcccCGGTTCCCCCGGCTCTCACCTGCGGGGGCTCcggtggcggcggggcgggcgcggagGGGGCGGCAGAGCCCGGTGCCCCGGAGCagggcgcggagcggggcgcgTTCCCCGGGCCGGGGGATGCAACGGAGCCCACGGGCGCAGCCCGGCGTGTAAACCCCGCACGGCTCCCCGGGACCGCGGGGCGAGGCCGCCGCCGTTCCCGGCCCCCCCTCACCGCCACCGGCAaccggagccgccgccgccgcctccgccagcagcagcagcgccggTAGAAGCCAGCGGCCCGCCCGCATGGCGgcaccgggaccgggaccgggaccgggaccgggaccgggaccgggaccggtCCCCGCCGCCACCCGCTCTgcccgcgcccggccccgccgccgcccttAAGTAACGGCGTCCGGCCCCCCCCttgtcccgtccccccccccgggccgccCCGCCAGGTGcccccggcccggggggggggggggtaaaggggggtcccgggggggcaccgggggctGCAGCGGGATCGCACCCCcgggctgcagcccccggcTCGGGATCGCGGCGTGGGACCGTCCCGCGGCTCCGgcacccccgggacccccccgggacccccccgggaccccccggccctgcacccccggacccccccgggaccccccggtGCTCCCTGACTATCCCCGATCCCCATCCCCCGgtgcccccagtgctcccagtacgGCCCCAGCGCCCCCAGTGCGATGTCCCAGTCCCCCCGGTGCAACGCCCTGGAGCGCAGCCCCAGTGTTCCCAGTACACGACCCAGTGCTCCCCAGTGGCTCCagtccccccgctcccccccagtaacccccagtcTCCCCCAGCGcacatcccagtgctcccagtcccccaagtctcccccagtgcccccactGGACACCCCAGTatcccccagtccccccagtatccccagtccCCCAGTGCGCACCCCAATATCCCCAGTAtcccccagtaccccccagtccccccagttcCCCAGTGCGCACCCCGCTGtctcccagtccccccagtaTCCTCTGTATCCCCAGTCCCCGAGTGCACaccccagtatccccagtccccccagtgccccccagtgcatcccccagtccccccagtatccccagtcccccagtccccccagtcccccccagtatCCCCCAGTGCAcaccccagttcccccagttcccccagtcctccccagtcccccccaaTGCACACCCCGGTatccccagttcccccagtaTCCCCCCATTATCCCCAGTCCCCCAGTGCACACCCCAGTATCCCCATTatccccagtatccccagttcCCCCCGTATCCCCCCAGTTCCCCGCCCCTGCTGCAGGGGGCGCTCTCCTCTCGCCCGCTCCCGCCACTCCCATCCCGGGCCCGCGGGGTCATGTGACCTCCACACACCCCTCGCGGGCTCCGCCCCCGCCCTCTCCTCCGGTCTTCGATTGGTAATACGAGCCGTCAGTCGGGGAGCATCGGTCGTCGATTGGCCGAgaggcgcggcggggcgggaggaggaggaggcggaggaggaagCGCGGGGCCCCGGATGTGAGtgagggcggcggggccggggccggagcCGGGAGCGGCCGGAGCGCGGAGCCCATggagggggcgggcggggccggggccggggccgggccggtgAGGGCGGGGGGGAGACCGGgtatgggggtggggggaggctcTGGGGCGAGGGGGGGCCTGGGTGTGGAGGgacccggggtggggggggcgggtTGTGAGGGAATGGGGGGGCCGGTATGGGGGGGCCCGGGTATGGGGGTACATGGGGGGGGCACGGGTATGGGGGGGCACGGgtatggggggacatgggggggcacGGGTATGGGGGGGCACGGgtatggggggacatgggggggcacGGGTATGggggtttgggtgggggggagggtATGGGGGTGCAGAGGGGGCTTGGTATGGAGGGACCTGGTGTGGGGGGGTCAGCTATGGGGGGGTCCGGTTTTGGGGCTATGGGGGGGTCACGTATGGGGGAGCTGGTTGTGGGTATGTGGAGGGGGGGAATCCGAATATGGGGGGGCTGTGAATATGGGGCACCCCGGTTGTGGGTATGGGGGGACCCAGTTGGGGAGGTATGGGGGAGGCAGGTGGGGGGGATGAGTATGGGGGGGCTGCAtgtggggggtggtgggaatGGGGGGCGAGcatggggttgggggggggcacggccgCAGAGCCgcctgggcggggggggtgcTGGTTatgggggtgctgtgggggggCACGGCAATAGCGAAGGGGTCagcaggggcagggaggggcCCCACGGGCCGGGGGGGTCCCTgactgccgcccccccccgcaggtTTCCCCTCGCCATGGATGACCTGAACCTGCACTACAGGTTCCTGAACTGGCGCCGGCGCATCCGGGAGATCCGGGAGGTTCGGGCCGTGCGGTACCAGGAGCGCGCCAAGCACATCCTGGTGGACGGCGACACGCTCAGGTGTGGGCTGGGGGAggtccccctgcacccccacgtggggcaggggggggcaTCGTGGGTGCCCAGCGCTGTGCGTGACCGTCACCcgtggtttgtgtgtgtgtccccccccagttATCACGGGAACTCCGGCGAGGTCGGCTGCTACGTGGCACCGCGGCCCCTCACCAGGGACAACAACTACTTCGAGGTGAGACCTCGCcccagtgtgtgtgtgtgtgtgggggggtttcTCTCCCAAATTTAGGGGGGGGCACAGCTGGTGGCACCCTCCCAGTGCCCGCAGGGTGACGGGTGTTCTCGGTGTGCCCCCCCAGGTGTCCATCGTGGACAGCGGGGTGCGGGGAACCATCGCCGTCGGCCTCGTGCCGCAGTACTACAGCCTGGACCACCAGCCCGGCTGGCTGCCCGACTCCGTGGCGTACCATGCCGATGACGGGAAGTGAGT
This window contains:
- the CSAD gene encoding cysteine sulfinic acid decarboxylase produces the protein MDERAGIGMTAESNRLEHPGLDKAAGEEFLREAFQVLLDEAVRRGTDVTEKVCDWKEPQELRELLDLELRSGGEPPERLLERCRDVIRYSVKTCHPRFFNQLFSGLDHHALAGRMITEALNTSQYTYEIAPVFVLMEEVVLAKLRELVGWSSGDGIFSPGGSISNMYAMNVARFHRFPESRRKGSWALPRLALFTSRESHYSIQKGAAFLGIGTDNVHLVGTDERGKMIPEELEKEIQRAKAEGAEPFFVCATCGTTVLGAFDPLGSIADVCQRHGLWFHVDAAWGGSALLSSKHRHLLAGIERADSVAWNPHKMLTVGLQCSAFLLRDASGLLQRCHGAGATYLFQTDKFYDVTYDTGDKTPQCGRRVDCLKLWLLWKAAGTEGLARRVERAFAFTRYLAEEVKRRDGFQLVLEPEFINLCFWFVPPSLRGREGSPDYWPRLGKVAPAIKERMMKKGSMMVGYQPHGAKVNFFRQIVTNPAVTKDDLDFFLDEIERLGRDL
- the LOC129198113 gene encoding uncharacterized protein LOC129198113 isoform X2, which translates into the protein MARGERETLLALQQALPEEQFQALKYLLEDRLPLAQLRPATRPDLCSLLLQRFPGRALRVTADLLRSISRHDLVRLYGLPGAEDETPVEKGDAVGSRAPSGRGEDAGCPPVSLSSASSPPSARPRRLTEKDLIQIAQKLGKEWQESFEMLREWRRREKQEATAPRLRACLAPASLDPEVLDLLQSFQGD
- the LOC129198113 gene encoding death domain-containing protein CRADD-like isoform X1, coding for MARGERETLLALQQALPEEQFQALKYLLEDRLPLAQLRPATRPDLCSLLLQRFPGRALRVTADLLRSISRHDLVRLYGLPGAEDETPVEKGDAVGSRAPSGRGEDAGCPPVSLSSASSPPSARPRRLTEKDLIQIAQKLGKEWQEVGIGCLGIERSRLDQIREDNPRNVVMQSFEMLREWRRREKQEATAPRLRACLAPASLDPEVLDLLQSFQGD
- the IGFBP6 gene encoding insulin-like growth factor-binding protein 6 isoform X2, with amino-acid sequence MRAGRWLLPALLLLAEAAAAAPVAGGGEGGPGTAAASPRGPGEPCGVYTPGCARGLRCIPRPGERAPLRALLRGTGLCRPLRARPAATGAPAGDTPQEGPPATPPPRPPPADGKEELETELRAGLYRSAAAIFLPNCDTRGFYRPKQCRASQGPKRGQCWCVDRRGHPLAGTEGQGGAPRCPPPEGGPGLAPQNTA
- the IGFBP6 gene encoding insulin-like growth factor-binding protein 6 isoform X1, yielding MRAGRWLLPALLLLAEAAAAAPVAGGGEGGPGTAAASPRGPGEPCGVYTPGCARGLRCIPRPGERAPLRALLRGTGLCRPLRARPAATGAPAGDTPQEGPPATPPPRPPPADGKEELETAPCRGHLAAVLQELRAGLYRSAAAIFLPNCDTRGFYRPKQCRASQGPKRGQCWCVDRRGHPLAGTEGQGGAPRCPPPEGGPGLAPQNTA